In candidate division KSB1 bacterium, a single genomic region encodes these proteins:
- a CDS encoding tyrosine-type recombinase/integrase: MLYGCGLRLSKAINLRVHNFDFDNGTLTVFGKGRKFRKVLLPKKIIPDLQEHLRRVKELHKHDLSKNYAGVFMPDQMERKYKNSAKELARQFFLPAKQLTRIPDTETCRRYHLHETHVYPVR, translated from the coding sequence TTGCTTTATGGTTGTGGTTTGCGTTTAAGCAAAGCTATCAATCTACGCGTACATAATTTTGATTTTGACAATGGAACACTCACCGTATTTGGCAAAGGCCGCAAGTTTAGAAAAGTCCTATTGCCCAAAAAAATTATACCGGATCTGCAGGAGCATCTGCGTCGCGTCAAAGAACTGCACAAACATGACCTGTCGAAAAATTATGCCGGCGTATTTATGCCCGATCAAATGGAACGAAAATACAAAAACAGCGCCAAAGAACTGGCCCGGCAGTTCTTTCTTCCCGCCAAGCAGTTAACCCGCATTCCGGACACGGAAACTTGCCGTCGTTATCATTTGCATGAAACGCATGTTTACCCCGTGAGATAG
- a CDS encoding LamG-like jellyroll fold domain-containing protein: MKKLMRSFVLLAFLFFKFGATSIVIGQVEIPCPDYSNSNTDWWLYQFQGYPDYTNHNCGPASAAMVINYLKNRGITTTYHEVISIDYPDVHCYARWNYCQGNGHHGDSTWFENSDWSVPGAKTAQIQNALSFEGIESRTLTGYDCLNDGTGINNIQNALDQGKPCICLVAPMYYRDDVTEYFSHWITVYGYDDNHIYLNDPGYRTGQGFKANKSDFGNALWKVQELSTIIIVEHTNINSDLVAYYPFNGNANDESGHDNDGSVYGATLTTDRFGNADFAFKFDGLDDYIKLDQNLDFDHEQEQTISTWIKVDTIIGYRGTIFSSANSGIWPFGQYLLFIYDSYQVQYHVRYRENFNQILITDERINNAWNLITVSKDSLGILRAYINGQLVEIFESSPGFNTPDVYFETVIGAYRKLDGYTNFFCGSIDDIRIYKRALSDGEVQTLYSEITEVTKSSTMAPSKYSLYQNYPNPFNSSTVISYTISNPGFVTLEVYDLLGREVQTLVEKFQETGIYSVNFHSDNIPSGIYYYKLKLRNNFIETKKMLLIR; encoded by the coding sequence ATGAAAAAACTTATGAGGTCATTTGTTCTATTAGCATTTTTATTCTTTAAATTCGGTGCAACGAGTATAGTTATAGGCCAAGTAGAGATCCCATGTCCAGATTATAGTAATTCAAATACAGATTGGTGGCTGTATCAATTTCAAGGCTATCCAGACTACACAAATCATAATTGTGGGCCCGCCTCAGCTGCAATGGTAATTAATTACTTAAAAAATAGAGGAATTACTACTACTTATCATGAAGTCATCTCAATTGATTACCCGGATGTCCATTGCTATGCGAGGTGGAATTATTGTCAAGGTAACGGACACCACGGTGATTCAACTTGGTTTGAGAATTCAGATTGGTCTGTTCCAGGGGCCAAAACTGCCCAAATTCAGAATGCTCTTTCATTTGAGGGTATAGAATCACGTACTCTTACAGGATATGATTGTCTAAATGATGGAACAGGCATAAATAATATTCAAAATGCACTAGACCAAGGGAAACCTTGTATTTGTCTTGTGGCTCCAATGTATTACAGAGATGATGTAACAGAATATTTTAGCCATTGGATAACTGTTTATGGTTATGATGATAATCATATATATCTAAATGACCCAGGATATCGCACAGGGCAAGGATTCAAAGCTAATAAATCTGATTTTGGCAATGCTTTATGGAAAGTACAAGAACTTTCAACCATAATTATTGTCGAACACACAAATATTAATTCTGATCTTGTTGCTTATTATCCTTTTAATGGCAATGCTAATGACGAAAGTGGACACGATAATGATGGTTCTGTGTATGGTGCTACTTTGACGACCGACAGATTTGGCAATGCGGATTTCGCTTTTAAGTTTGATGGTCTGGACGATTATATTAAACTTGACCAAAACCTAGATTTTGATCACGAACAAGAACAGACTATTTCAACATGGATCAAGGTTGATACCATTATAGGTTATAGAGGAACAATTTTCTCATCTGCTAACTCTGGAATATGGCCTTTTGGTCAGTATTTATTATTTATATATGATTCCTATCAAGTTCAATACCATGTTAGATATCGCGAGAATTTTAATCAGATTTTAATAACTGATGAGAGAATTAATAATGCTTGGAACTTAATAACGGTTTCAAAAGATAGTCTAGGCATACTAAGGGCTTACATAAACGGTCAATTAGTAGAAATATTCGAATCTTCGCCTGGTTTTAATACCCCTGACGTATATTTTGAAACAGTGATAGGAGCATATAGAAAATTAGATGGATATACTAACTTTTTTTGCGGCTCTATTGACGATATTCGAATCTACAAGCGAGCTTTGTCAGACGGAGAGGTTCAGACCTTATATAGCGAAATAACTGAAGTTACTAAAAGTTCTACTATGGCCCCATCTAAATATTCTTTATATCAAAACTATCCGAATCCATTTAACAGTTCGACCGTAATTTCATATACAATATCAAATCCAGGTTTCGTTACTTTGGAAGTATATGATTTACTTGGAAGAGAAGTTCAAACATTAGTAGAAAAATTTCAAGAGACGGGTATATATTCAGTGAATTTTCATTCGGATAATATTCCGAGTGGTATTTATTATTACAAATTAAAGCTCAGAAATAATTTTATAGAAACAAAGAAAATGTTACTTATCCGGTAA